The Purpureocillium takamizusanense chromosome 11, complete sequence region AATCGTACGATACTGTTGGCTAGTTTAGCACGCCGGCATTTATACAAGGCGCAAGTGTTGAGCTTGAAGAAGCAGGGGCTTACCCCATCAATGCTTATTGACGTACCTTTGTGACTTCACCCAGTGCTCTGCCCTCCTTCCTGAAGTAGATaacgacgccgctgccgccgttctGGGCTTCTTTgaccgcctcctcgatgCCAAATATTAGGTAAGGCCTGCATGTGCAAATGTCGGAACCAAATACGTCACTGCCGTTGCACTGTGGTTGATCATCAGTAACATGTTGGGGCCCCAAAAATACAGAAGCAGCCAAACCGACCTCGTCATGAATGCGAAGAGACAGCCGGGCGGACGGGTCAGACATCCTGGCGGGATCCCCAAAGCAGTATACTGTCAAGCCTCCTACATTCTGTCAGTTGCTGCTCCATCCGCCTACTCCTTCGTCACGGTAAAAAGTAAAGTACCAATTGGGGGCAGAAAGATCTTGATGTCACCACGGGTAATCAGCTATCCCTCTCGTCAGCGTGGCGCAGCCGAGGTGTAGTCTGAGCAGTATCAACTACCTCGGGATAACTTCCACCAGTATGTTCGAAGAGCGAGCGTCGCAGGGTGGCCTCATCTACAGTCATGTCAGAAGTAGCTAGAGTTACGGGTGTTACAAGGAAGCCCACCGATTCCGAATCTTTCCGCAACTCCAGGAAGGTACCAGACCTGAGAAATTGTTAGTACATGCAACCAGCGAaacgcgccccccccccggggtgGCCAGAGACTGACCGGTTCGACGGCGAACTTTGTCACTGCAAGTTCACCAAGTTCGTTCAGACAGACTTTACCATCCGGTACCCTGCCAAGTCTTAGCCCTAGAGATTCAGATTTCAGTGTGTCGCAGGGTGGGTTGCAGACAGTCTTCCACGCTTCACACTCTCTTGCAACTCAGGCAGCTGACATGTCTGTCAGCATATCCAGAACTTTACCAAGTATTTTCCGGGCAAAGAAATCTCGACCTTCATATGAGCCTTGGTGATAGCAATCGTTGGCCGCAAGTCCACTAAAGTTTCTATTAGTCACAACGAAGGTTACTCTAGTCCATGGTTCGGGATGGCTACCGTTTTCTTGCTCCATGATGCCAGCGAAGGTCCAAGGGGCTAGATGACCCCAGGGATCCATGGCGACGATCTTGTGTCGGTCGCCCCACTGTGGGAATGGTCCAATTCGAGCAGCCGGCTCAGTGTTCGTGAAGTCAGGCCTGTACGCACGCCGCCTAAGCTATCAAGCACCCAAGGGTTAGAGGCTGGACTAACCTGTGGTCTACATCTAACTCTTTACTCGCTACTGCAAGCGCATAGTATATGGAATACGAGCCGCCGCTTAGGACAAGCAGCAAGTCAGCTCATGATACGCATTGCCCCGTGGATCAAAGTTCTTACTGGGCTTTGCGAGAAAACATGGTCAGCATTTGGCAGTATTGACAGGGAAGAGATGCTTGGGTAAGGTGCTCACCTCCAATGGCTGGTGACAAATGGGTGACTAGGTCAGCCCATCTGAGCTCATACGCCTTGACAAAGTATCTTCCTGAACCAACCGTTTCGGCGTCCTATGGTAGAAGGTGATCTAGCCACCACAACCGGGCCACGCTTTGTAGGGTCAGGGTTGCCCCAGTCCATCGGGAGCGGATCAATGCCAATCTGCTTGGGATAAGTGCTGTAGAGCCTGTCAGTCGCGCTGCACCTAGTTTCACGACTCGGGTGGAACACACGTGAGAATGATGCGAGATGTAAAGCCCGACCGCGGAGGAGCTGCCCTGGGGACCTGTAAGTCTTCAGTGGCAGTATTCGGAGAGGTGTCAGTCAAATTCGACTGTCGTTCGACATTCACGACATCCGGTTGTTGGGCGGGGGAAGCAGAGCCCTGGAGCTTGGCATCTGGAACAACTTGCCCAGTACGAGCGGTGGTGGCAAAATTGCTGGACTCGAGTCTGTCGGAGAGAGATTCGATGGCGGCAGTCAATTGCGACTGCCCTCGGCGGATGTCGCGCAGGGCGCTGGTGATAGTAGAGCTCGAAGCGGTGTCTTCCATGGTGGGCAATTAACCGCAATTGCTGTAGGCGATGGGCGTTGTTTGTTCAGAATCAGGGCCAAGTTGGGGCTGGAACCTGAATTGTGGCATTAGTAGAAAAGATGCATTACTTGATTGGTAGGGTGATGACTTGGCAGTTCGGGTGCGAACTTGGGCACTTATAAGTGGCAGGGCGATCAGGCACTGATGATGGGTGACGAGGAGTAAAGTGAAGGCAGATGGAACGATAGAAGTGAAGGTGGACAAGGAAACAGCGGAGCCCGGCAGGTTAGTGGCAGGTACCCAAGTACTATGTACTACCTAGAGAGCTGAGAGGGGTGCTGGCACTCCCAGAGGGCAGGTTGGGTGGATGGAAGTTACTAAGTACCTAATAGGTACTATCTGTAACGTTGAGAGGAAGGCCGGTCCTAAAGTGGCCCCAAGGGCTGAATTCGGCGAGTGTagagtacctacctatctaGTACCTAGCAAGTATCTCTTCACGTACACGGTCTAAGCGTCTACGTACCTTACCTATCGATagaggtacctacctgtcCTTTAAGGTAAGTTTTCAGTATAGTACTTATAGTACCTAAGTACCTGGGCACTAAGGTAGGTCTGGTGCCTGAATACCGCCGTAGGTACCGCTCAGATAGCCAGCACTCACCTCTCTACCTCAGCACTTTCGAGGAGGCGTACGTCGTGGGTTTTTGAGAAAGCATTTGCCCAGGCGTGGCATGGCCGTGGTGTGGAGTGGCACACAAAGGACCCAGGGAGGAAAGGCCAGGGTTCCACATCTATGGCAAGTCCAGTAACATTTGGGCGGCTCGCTAAAAGATTTGTACGGGTTGTGCTCATCATGTTCCTGTCCGAGTGCCTTCACTCGCGGGGCGGTGTATACGGAGTATTTCACTTCAAGGGCGTTCCAGCAGGTCTCATGCTTCAGGAATTGCTGCTCCGTTGCCTCCTGGCAATGCCGGATGGATCTTCGTAGCGTGCGGGGAATCAAGCCTGCCCCATCCCGCGCGGGACGTGTGGGGTCACGGCTGGCTCCCTGACATCCTGGTCCTTCACCTTAGTAGCTggtacgtatactgtacagcacTTGGACCTTGTCAGAGTGGGGCCTCGATATCTAATCGATAAGCCCCCCTGCTGACTGGATAGGAACACCCCAGTCTCTCGCAGAATTCTGACGTCTGCTTCCATGAGGCTACGCGAATGCTCCGTGGCGTTCACGGCTGCAGCACGAACTTTCCTCCCTGACCCCGGTGCGTTCGTCAAGCAGCATGGGGAAGCGCAAGAAGTCGTCAAGGAAGCCCATGGGGCCCAAAAAGGCATGTCACTTGTCGTGACTGTACCGTGTGCATGCGGCACGAGGCTAATGCATTCATCGGCAGTCCGATCCTTTGCCAACTACTTTCACATGCCTGTTCTGCAATCACGAGAAGTCGGTTACCGTCAAGCTCGATAGGAAGGCCGGTATTGGGCAGCTTGATTGCCGTGTTTGTGGACAAACGTTTCAATGTGCCGTCAATTGTATGCCCCGACTTCAGATACCGACCTGGTCTACGAACAGCGCGCCGTGCCCTCTCAACACTGCATCTTCGCTCCGTTTGCGAGTTCGGTACTTTCCCAACATCGCCCATCCACTGACAGCCTGAAACAGACTTATCGGCCGCTGTTGACGTTTATGGGGAGTGGGTTGATGCTGCAGGTGAGTCCGCCTCGCATTCCCTGTGTCTTTTCGGCGGCCCCCTCTCAAAGAGAAATGATGGACTGATCATCGTGTTGTATCagatgccgtcgccaaggaAAATACGGTGGGATCAGGCTATGGAGGGACGGCCAGACCATCAGCAAAAGACAGCCGAGTAGCAGCACCCCCCACGGCtcacgacgaggacgaggacgaccaaAGGCGCTACGGAGGTGATGGCATAGTGGCGGATGACGAGTATTAAGGAACGTGTGCTTCGTAACAGTTCCCTGTACGTGCCAGACCGGTAATTGCAGGAAAACTGCGCACGGTCTTGCTACACCATGCGAGCGACAAAGTCAGGTTCTAGGCAATCATTAGATGGTGTAGAACCTGTCGCCAAAGTCGCCCAGGCCGGGAACGATGTAGCTGGTACGACGTTAGCCTCGGATAGTCCATATTAGATAGTCTGTCTCACTTCTTTTCATCAAGCCCCTATCAGCCGGTCAGTAATACAGTAGCAACAAACAGTGCAATTTGAGGCTGGTACAAACCTCGTCGATAAAGGCAGTGACAACTTTCAAACGGGGGAATCGCGTGGCGAAATTGCCTACACCTTCCGGGCTGGCGATCAGGTTAAGAAACAGAATACGGTCCTCTGGCACACCTCGTGCCTTTAACACCTCCACAGCCATGATGGCCGAGCCGCCTAGGCGTGTAGGATTGTTAGCTGGGCAGTGCTCATCCTTGGAAACGCCCCGACCATCCGGTCCTCCGCCCGACGCCTAGTAGGCACGATCAGGACAATCTGGCGCGCCCAATAGACTCACCTGTCGCAAACATCGGGTCAAGTAGGAGGACCCAGCGTTCCGCGATATCTTCGGGAAGTTTATCGTAAAAGAGTTTGGGCTGCGCAGTGTCCTCATCCCTTTGAATGAGAATCTTGCCGATGCGGACGGACCGACAGCAATCTCGAAGGCCTTGCTCCATAGCCTCACCAGCTCTCATGATAGACACGCCGCAAATTTTTCCTTGAAACATCAGGCCATTGTATGTACGCCCAACTGGAGTGGTGATGTCATGCTCGATGACAGGAAGATGATTCAAGCCTTCCTCCACGAGGAGCCGGATAATGCGATTCGAGTAAAAGATGAAGTCTGCGCGTTCTGTATCCTTGTTCCGAATCATCCTGCGAGGGGTAGGATAGGCTTAGCACATGATTTCTTGGCGTACATTTTAGGGTAAAATGACTGAGAACACGCCGCTGCTATGTCTGACGGGTACAAGGGAAAGGGCCACGACAGCATCTGGTCCCCCGAAAAAGGTCGACTTACGAGAGAAGGGCGATGAGCTGCGGTGTCTGGGACAGGACGTGAACATTGTCAAAAGCAACCTCTGCAGACACGGTAGCACTTGGCTTCTGCTCTTGCGACAGGTGGCCAGGGCCGACATATTGTTTCGAGGCGGTCGCCATTTCGAGTTGAGTAAGAGTGATGCAAGTAGTAGCGAATGGTTCGACAGGGTGGACTTCTACCCGTTAGTAGGTCCTATAGAGACTAGCTAAGAAGCAAGACCCCTTTATTAGCTATAAAATAACGTAAAACCCCGATATATAGACCGTTTAGTATATAGGCTAAAGGTCcctttttattatatataaaatatagCTATTAGGTTTTATAATTCAtctatattaataattttaatattaataataagtcctcttatttataaaggtataaaTAGTTAGTTATATAGGTCGCCTATATTTTAGACTTATTACCCCGCCCTTATCCCgcgctagctatttttagtATATAGGTATAGGACGAAACCGGCgtactataatatataccgatatcttaattaaactttaattaaactatattattataatatagcgctAGCGCGTTAGCGCTAGCTAggcttaatttacttaaaaatATATTTCTATAGTttctatataatattattatatttaaataaACGTTCTTTCGCTTTAGATCTCTCCGCTAAGCTTAGTTAAGCGCTATTAGTGCTATACTTATGcctattattattactaccTATTAATTACGCCCGCGCCTATAACCTTATTTATCCCTTCCTTAATATAccttaatttacttaaaaatAGCATTTCTACTATTTTcccttaatattataatatcggtattagtctatatatataatataccAATTATTAgtttatataatataactatataatataataatataatataactatactatataactataattagcttttatataatataagaaTATATATTTCCGtataaaatattaaatagctatataaggctaatatatataaaatatagAAATATATATTCCCGACGGAAATATATATTTCCGTATATAGCGGATAGTTTATTATGCCGACGGCTAGTCTATTATGCCGACTAAAAGTCTATTAGACTACTATAGGTCTTTAGTCTAATCTAAAGTCAGTTAGTCTATAGCTACGCTAAATTCAGCTATAGCCACGCTgaatttagctatatttagctataaCGCTAAGCTaaaaaatagtattagacTAACGGATAGATAATTagaccgaaggccgagtctattttattatatataggaccGTTGCCTCCTAGTCTAGACGAGATAGAAGATTAAGGAATTTAATTACTTTACTATCTTAactacctattttatctctctattactattaccccttttgtctttatatatccctatttccCTTTTATCTTTATCTTCCTCTacctttatccctctttcttataaTCGGGGACTTATTTTTCCGGGCCGGGCTAAGCGCGCCTATATAAGCTAGGTACTAAGAGCTTAAATAATAGCGCCGTAATAGTAGCTACTTTATAATGCCCTTTTTATTTATAGCTAATAGCAAGactattataatagctataagaGCTTATAACTAAGATATTCGAGCTTAAACTATAACTAGttataataaatacttaagtTTAATAGTTATATACCTTAGCTAATAGTCCGATTAAGTTATTAGCTATAAGGCCTATTATAAAACTAGCTATAAGACTAATTATAAGGCTTACTATAAGACTAGCTATAAGACTAACTATAAAGCTAGCTATAAAATTAACTATAAGGCTAGCTATAAGACTAGTTTAAGCCTTAAgtctattatattatattagcctttgcgttattattattattagtattattaataatattatttttaaGGTTATTAAAGATTTAAAGTACCTTAAGCTTTTTACCTTATATCTTTAAGCTTACTTATTAACTA contains the following coding sequences:
- the URC1 gene encoding Putative GTP cyclohydrolase (COG:H~EggNog:ENOG503NXYB), translated to MDPWGHLAPWTFAGIMEQENVDLRPTIAITKAHMKLPELQESVKRGRLVPDGKVCLNELGELAVTKFAVEPVWYLPGVAERFGIDEATLRRSLFEHTGGSYPELITRGDIKIFLPPIGGLTVYCFGDPARMSDPSARLSLRIHDECNGSDVFGSDICTCRPYLIFGIEEAVKEAQNGGSGVVIYFRKEGRALGEVTKVLVYNARKRGADRASDYFTRTENIAGVKDMRFQALMPDILHWLGIQKIDRMLSMSNMKHDAIVGQGIPIHERVELPDELIPADSRVEIDAKITAGKFDRL
- a CDS encoding uncharacterized protein (COG:H~EggNog:ENOG503NXYB), with product MEDTASSSTITSALRDIRRGQSQLTAAIESLSDRLESSNFATTARTGQVVPDAKLQGSASPAQQPDVVNVERQSNLTDTSPNTATEDLQVPRAAPPRSGFTSRIILTTYPKQIGIDPLPMDWGNPDPTKRGPVVVARSPSTIGRRNGWFRKILCQGV
- a CDS encoding uncharacterized protein (COG:K~BUSCO:EOG09265KPR~EggNog:ENOG503P5Q7), encoding MGKRKKSSRKPMGPKKSDPLPTTFTCLFCNHEKSVTVKLDRKAGIGQLDCRVCGQTFQCAVNYLSAAVDVYGEWVDAADAVAKENTVGSGYGGTARPSAKDSRVAAPPTAHDEDEDDQRRYGGDGIVADDEY
- the FUR1 gene encoding Uracil phosphoribosyltransferase (EggNog:ENOG503NUU8~COG:T~COG:Z) is translated as MATASKQYVGPGHLSQEQKPSATVSAEVAFDNVHVLSQTPQLIALLSMIRNKDTERADFIFYSNRIIRLLVEEGLNHLPVIEHDITTPVGRTYNGLMFQGKICGVSIMRAGEAMEQGLRDCCRSVRIGKILIQRDEDTAQPKLFYDKLPEDIAERWVLLLDPMFATGGSAIMAVEVLKARGVPEDRILFLNLIASPEGVGNFATRFPRLKVVTAFIDEGLDEKNYIVPGLGDFGDRFYTI
- the FUR1 gene encoding Uracil phosphoribosyltransferase (EggNog:ENOG503NUU8~COG:T~COG:Z), translated to MATASKQYVGPGHLSQEQKPSATVSAEVAFDNVHVLSQTPQLIALLSMIRNKDTERADFIFYSNRIIRLLVEEGLNHLPVIEHDITTPVGRTYNGLMFQGKICGVSIMRAGEAMEQGLRDCCRSVRIGKILIQRDEDTAQPKLFYDKLPEDIAERWVLLLDPMFATGESIGRARLS